From Impatiens glandulifera chromosome 7, dImpGla2.1, whole genome shotgun sequence:
AACAATATTGTACTATTACAAACAGGATAAAGACTCATTTTCCAGATCCTTTCTCCTCCAAATATTGCATCTTCATTTTCACATTTGAAGATGGTCTAATTCCAGGCACAAGTCTTGACTCAACAACTTCAGCTTCTGCAAATATGAAAAATCATTTGAATGATTATGTATGCAAAAACTAAATCAGCGTTTCTCCTATGATCACACGCAAAAGAGTGAATAAATTATGGGAAAGCACGTACCGTGATAAACTGTGGGGGATCGTCAATACTAGTTGATCCCAATATAACCTCTCTCTGGAGCTTAGCTGTCAGCTTATGGCACACTCGTAactgaaaattaattttgaaagttatGAAGAACACGtcttaatttagaaaaaataaataaaaaggttgTTTGGTACCTCTGAACGAGTTGCTCCACcaacaataaaaacaaatatacgTTGACCCATTCTCTTGAAATCACTTGAAGCGTGTCTCAAAATTGAATCACTAGGAAAAAGGAATGCTTGATCGCATCAATTTAAAAGAAACAATATGTCTGCTAGCTCTAATGAAGTAGGGAACTGTACCTTGAAGAGTTTCCATCATCAGAAGACGGCTGCTTCTGAGCCCATGTTCCCCTTCTTTGTCTCATCGAATGGGGAGCAGGGGCGCCGTTATTATTTGTCAGTGTAGCAGTCTTTGAATTAGTCCCATGGAAGGATGGACTTGGATCATTCATAGACGGGTACTCACTCTTTGACAGTTCGCCTTTCCCAAGTTTCTCTATAAGTTCCTGCAGtgtaaacaataatatttattaacatgACGAACTGACTCCATCATGAATCACTAAAAAGTGTCTAGGAGGTGGCAGCTACCTCTATCATTGGGTAGAAACGTGAAAATTGCCACAGTGTTTCTTCACCACGATCTTTCCTAGCAGCACGCCTCTTCCAAAATAACAGATGACCAGCGATAAATTATTGGCACGAACTAGCAGTATTGAAAACAAGAAAGGAATTACTGACGAGAAGTTCAACAGTATTTTTTACCTTGTTAGCATCAAATTGTAGAGAAAAACCTCCAAATGAGCTCTTTTTGGTATCTGATATTGATGATCCCTCTAGCAACTTCATATTATGCACAGCATTCATGTCATCAGGGGGTAACCTTGCTAACTGAAAGTTAATTAGACATGGATGAGAACCAGACGCAAACTTGCTTCTGTTTTTTCCCCAATTTTCTTTCATTTGGCAGGAAAATGGCTAGGAAAGGAGGGAAGTTCATTGAAGATGGTAAAAATAGCTGACTAACCTCCATTAACTTAGAAAGTTCATCACCCTCAAACTTCTCAGGATAACATGCTGCATAAATCATCAGTAACCGCAACTTATTCTCATGGGTAACATCCTGCAAAAACAAAGGTTATATGTCAGAACAAACATATACACACTAGTACTCTTCTTATGAAACACATGTCCAGATTCAATAGCTAAATACTCACCAAATTTGTTCTCAGAAAATTAAGTAATTCTTTAGTCCCTGCATCCCCGAAAACAAGATCTTGCTCCAGTTTCCCGAGATCTTTTAGCCCTGTCTCtataataatattgttgatCTTCTGAGCAATCTGTAACATAAGTTTATTTTCATTGCATGAACTGGCATTTCTCTACACATTTAATATATGTTttgattatctaatttatttcaCATCAACTAGCATCTTTGAAGAATAATTATTAGGCTTCTACAACAGAAACAATAATAGTAGAGAAgccttaaataattatttctaactAGTGAAGCATAAATAGTACACATAAATGCAATTTATTtctaactaattatttataaaaaaatattacacaCATGAAGAAACTCACATCAGTATGGAGAGAAAGTTTGTCAATTTGTTCACTATACTGGGGCAAGGCTTGAACCATCTTTTGCAAATCACGAGTAGATATTTCACCACCGTCTCTACAAAAATGAAAGTATGCAATATTTAAATGGGAATATGCTGATGTATGATCATGGGGTTTCTAAACATAGGTTTTCAAACTGAATTGACAAAGCATACACGAACCTTGAACCATGGTGAATTTGTGCAGCCTTATTCTTTGATTGAAAGTATGTCATCTTCTCATGCAACCGTATACTAGCCTGTGAAGGTATTActgataagaaaatattatgttatttgaatAGCTAAACAACCATCTGAGAGACATACATCAGCTATATGTGAATGCCGAAGCTCCAACCAGACAGGATCATGATCTTCCAAAAGAACCTCTCTTCTCTCAGGTGGAGCATTTCCTTTGCTTGGAACCTATTCATTATAAACTACTCAGCAGAATCCAGTATCAAACAGACAATAAAATCTTAAGCAACAATATTTCCATACCTCATGCACATATTTATTTCCCTCCATATTTAACAAATCACGGCACATGGCATCATAAGTCCACTCATGGATCACTGGAGCAATCTGGAAATGCAATTTAAGAAACTCAGTATCATGGGAACAGAACagatgcaaaaaaaaaaaaacatttagtcAGCATAAGCATTGTGAAACCTGATCTATTGATCTATCTACAATGAGTAAATCACATGTTTCCGTCTGGGGAAAGTTAGGAAGCTGGGATTTATATTTCTCAAGACAGTTCCAGACACCAGCAGCAAGTTTTGTAGGAATTAGATCACGTATTGTTATCATAGTGTCTGTATCAAGGGATTTAGGTGCACGGTAGCGAACACGAGGAAATTCCTGCAAAATACAAGACCACAAATAATGTACTGGTTGACAGATACATCACAAATTAAGAATTGCGTATTGAAGAATTAATGAAATTTGGTGTTCTTAGGTGATGAATTAATGAACAGTTTGCATATGATaccatttaatttgttttctttgtttttgtcTATATAATGTAATCTTGCATCATTTGTAAGCACTACTTTTATATACAAGAAGATCCTCTTCCATCTACTATTGTCTCTCAAAATCTTCACGTATAATCTTAAGCACTTGCATAAGACTCATTTAAGTCAGTGGTAAAGCGTAAGAATTCATGTCCGCAATGTCATGGATTCGAGTTTCATGACCGgaccattttcaaaataaaaaataaaaatcttacgTACTCTCAATGAAGCAAAAACTGTAGCAATATGTGTAGCCATCACATTCAAACATGCAGTAGTTCTGTTAGTACCCTCATCATCTGTAAAGAGTTCCTCTAGAGCCCTCTCGTTGTCAGTAATGAAACCCTGCATTTACAGACCATCATATAGGATCAGTTTTACTTAACAAGAGATTTTGATAAGGTCCTCCTCGCTGTGtttgatatttcatcatttACATTATGGTTCATGTAAATAGATGTTAAACAAGAATTTGACATTACTAGATCACACATCCATCCATAAATTAAATGGATAGAATATAAGTCAGGCATATGTTAAAATTTGCTAGTCATTAAAAGTGTGCTCGCATACCTGACTGTCAATTGCAAAATACTCCAAATTCATCTGCATGTTAaacaaatcaaaaatatatattaacaagtAAACCcctaaaaattaagtaaaataataaacttcAAACCTCTACTAAAGAGCCTATGCGCCTTAGGACACTCCCATCATTCTTAATTTGGTTAACCAATTCTCGGGGAACTGGTGTACTAAAGAACACAAATGCCCTGAAACACAAAAGAGAGTCAAAACAGCTGTTAATAAATTCCTCGATGACACTAGGAGTAAACAATTCATGGGTAAAAGAGTACTCATACTTCTTATAAAGAGGTGATCTTCCAGCCATGTCCGACAAAAACATAACCACACTGTAAATCAAGTAAAAAGACATTAGAAGAGACAAGAGAGGAACGGAGATTGACAAATAAACAGAGTTACATCATGGACCACCTTATATGTACATCTTTAGCTTCTATAAGGTAAGGTATTGAATAGTTGAGGTGTGCATAGAGCTTTCagaatcttataaaaatttcTAACAATTTCAAGGGTTAAGAAAACtacaaactgaaagaacacaGAATGTTCATTATGAAAGGGAAACTGAAAGGCTTATATCTCAATAGGACACCTGAGTTGACAAATCATAATTAGGGGGAAGTCCAAAGGAAAAAGACAATTACAAATCCACATTCAAGAACACCATGGAAGCAACTCGAATGTGCCACACAAATTAGAGAAAAACAATccacaaaaacatgaaaatgtagAATGATTGTGCCTGTAAACCGGATTTACATGGTGCAAGTTGACTGCGGTGGGACCGGTTAAGAAGGATATGAAAATGTGCAAGGTTAACAGAGAAATGATCAGACTGGactcaatgaagaagaaataaaataagaacattCCATGTTTGGTAAAACTGAATATTAAGTGTttgaatacaaaattttaagtgTCGAATAAGTGTGTAAAAGAAAAAGGCTGAACAAGCTAAAAGAAAATATCTGAATTTCAAGTTCTTGATatgtaagttgatttgataaaatgtgaaactaataatgaaaaaataattaaagactattttacccttgcaacaaaataatttgattaattttgggGGTTATAGTTGTCGTTTATACACACTAGACTATCGATTTAAGCCAATTTAACTGAATCTAAATAGGTAAGTACTTTTAGAGAACAATTATCAAatgaacttaattcaaataagcacttaattatttagataaggTGATAAGCTATTTTATTGAACAGTGCCTTACTTTTCTTTAGTTGGCCGCATGAAGTAGATTGCATCCATTGAGGGTAAGGGTTgtcttcttttatatatatcttcCACCACTGcagaaagaaagtaaaaaattaacatttcaCAAATGCCAAAATCCAAATATTGCACCAAAGGGCAATTTCCactaattcaaaattcaagtAGTTCTCaaactaaaatatgaaaacaaacgaaacaatgaaaataaaattattatattttggttCCTCTCAACAATAACACTAGATAAGATGCAACAATCGTCCCACTTTGGCATAAAGTAGCGAAGATGCACTTGTTTATACATCAGAAAACTATGGGAGCATCATGATAAGCGAATGATTTGACAGACCAATGCATTAGTTCATATTCAACTGCTAATTTAACCTGGCTGTGTAATTCATTGGTCCATTTAATTATGTACAATAGATAAGAGGAGATGCTTTTCATATTTATGTTCTTGATCTGGACCCAAGAAAACCCTTAGATTTCTCtccttactaaaataaaataaaacgaAATAGAATTTATTTAACAGCTTCACTTATCAAAAAGACTGCTGAAACATATGTAGTACATCGCaagtgaagaaaaataaataagggAGACTAGCTTTAATCTCTTACATGAAACACCTTCTTCTGTAATATCAGCCATCTTGCACGAGTGAGACACTACTTTAACAGTGACTTTGTCCAATATGAGAACCTACAGATATAGTAAATATGAAGGTTGAAATCATGACAAAAAAGGTACATAGTATATGACCAAGAACCACATCATTTTTTAGACCATGGCACAGGCTTGTGGGACAATCTATGCGCCTAATACAACAAGAAGTAAATTTTTGCAATTCACAGCCAGATAACACTTCACTGTGTTCTCCCATTCAGGAGCAACCTTGAAATATCAGATGGATTGGCTATAAACACAGAAAAACTAACATATCCCCATGATCAGATCAATTGATCTCAAGTAGAAGCTTTAGATTATTACACCAATAGGCATTCTGCAGATGCCACTTTCCTTTTGAACATAACGAGATCAGAGTGaagtatataaaaaagaaactaGCTAGATTTTTGAGACATGAGAGTAACCTCTTTGtgctctcaaattatttttctttgttaataatatattaccattttttaaaaaagataattaacTAGATGGGAGACGCGAACCTGCTACAGAATACATAATTAACAAGATGGAGAACCCAAACTTGCTATTCCAACAGGAAATATGATTTGATAACATGGAGCTAGTTCgatctgttttttttttggcaatattgtttgatgaaaaagtggattatttgagttaaatgacaaaaatatcttagtatttagtattttaaaatgatttttttgttacTCTCACAATTTCAGTCAACTTGTGAACAAACTCAAATGAAAGTGTCTCCAAAGACTTAAAAGACACGAAATCAAGTGTAACAGTACAATCACGCAGCTCCAAATTTGGCAGATAGCTACAAAAAGACAAGGAAATCAACAGTCTAAAGAGTTAAATATGAAATGTACCTTCCAAGTTGATTTAGAATCCCCTTTCTTTGTTGATCGAAGCATTTCATATAACAGCCCTGTACAATTGAATATGAATGAAATGTGTAAATCAGCAATGCAGTAGTTCCAATGACTAGTAGTGAGAAGAGAAAGCAATCAAGTTTGCAATTCATATAAATTTTCGCTACACTCAATTATCCAATTTCCAGAGATTCAGCTCGCAATAAGATAACTCTTATTAGCAAGGAAACACATGATTCTCCTTCAGGACACTCAAAATCTCACCTCCCTGATTCATTACTAAGATAAAATGAAATGGGACGGACACCAAGTAGAATAATGTTCTCGAAGCATAAGGATCTATAATCGTTTATCCCCTTGATAAGATCCAATTGGGTTTCACTCCAAACTCACGCCTCTCGATACCCAATTCGCATACACAGCTTTGGTTGTAGAATCCATTGGAATTCACTAAAACTGTCATAGAAAAAGGCAGCCTTATCTAGTATAACTAACGGCGCCAATTCCTCCAACcagattcaaaatcaaatacatgTATAGGAAGAGAAAGGGTAGACTTACGATCACGGGTGACTTGCCGGAAGCTCTTGAAGTCGCCGCCCTGAGACGAGGTATCTGAATCAGACATTGACATGGTAATCTCGGAGAGCCGCAAATTGAGAAACTCAAAATCGAAAAAATGGGTTTCGATCGAAGCTCAGAAATGGTTTAATGTTGGTCGTGGCATAAATTGACCAGAAGAGAAAAGTTGAAACTTGGAATTGTAAAGCTCCGACGGGGACAACCGCAAAGTCTACTTAGTCGTTCCGTCGTCAGGCCGACTGAAACGAATTTACCATTATACCCTTATTTCCTTTAAAGCATATTTAGCCTTCTTTGTATCAAAGGAATGttaattttgtcaaaaataaaattatttcataagaaaatgtttgatttaaaagaaatgatagaacaacaaagttaaatattttatttttttttatcaattttcaaaaGATTAGCAAAATAAGATTTTAACAAAGTCTTTGACTAGTTTGGGTTGggattagttaaaaagttatttaaataattttgtctgaattaatattatgaaaagttaagATGTTTagtgaaaaattaaaagatgttaatgtataatattttctttaaaagagttttaataaatagtttaattaataagattattaaaatagttggaaagatgataaaattatttattatagtgCAGATTATACATAttggttttgtttgaaaatacattaattaattctgaattaaaaatattattaaattgttatatctaaataatatttaaaaaaatattattctaataaatatatattattattgttcaaATTCTTCTCTTTtgtctctaaaaaaaatataaataaaaataaaaaaaggttataGATAACTTTTTGATGAATTTCTTTTTagtattacaaattttttttataacggttcatatattttatctgtgatcttaataatattttcaatcaaCTATGGGTCGTATTCTGCATATACCTTTCGATTATATTAGTGACATTTTTCGAATGCGTGTACGTCTTTTTTAACGGCAAATTAGACGAAAATAATGagatctaaaattattttttatttattttaataataagttattttatttgatctTACACTTATCTTCCCATaccttatacaaaattttcacTATTATTCCGGTCATATGtataaatatctaattattatttagcATTACCTTTTCTGGCATTATTTATGCACCatccacaaaaaatattttctaacttccgcttataatattttgtagagATTTTTTTGACATTGGCTACTATACCTTAATACTCCTAGTTTATTAGCTTTGATGagtattaattttgtaagttgtattttatattatttattaattaattttactcCTCTCTTGCtctaaagttaaaaataataattaggagATGTAAGGTTCCAAACGCATTTAGAAACTTTAACTAATTGGTAAACATACAAAGAGTGGATTGACTAATGTTAGAGCGGATGCAAAACTTAATAAAGCGATATCTTCATGATTCAGGCCAACTCGATGAAATAAGTTTATGTAACTAGACTTGTGTGAACTCGAATAGTCTAGGTGGGAATGTgggatgaaaataaaaaagaaagagaaaaataatttatttttatatataactctccataaaataaaatgagatgtgaatgaatatattataagaaaaattcaCAAATctactattaaaaatattaaaaacaaagtcATTAGGAATAAAAGCGTAGTAATTTTATtgtagagaaagaaaaaatgttcACTAGATTTAAATATACACGTGGCACAAAGGATTTCAGAAGATTTTGGATTTTGTAAATTGAAAGAAACCACAAATTTTGGTTTAGGGTATTTGTCTGATAGACAGAAATGGCCGCAAGCGCATTCCGGGCGACGGCGACGGCAACAATGGTGGCGAAGGAGATCTTCCGTCCATCACTAGGTCTACTACTCCGTATGTCTTTACACAAAAGGATTCCAAATAGTTTGTTCATCTCCTCTTGCCGGAGAATCAGCTATTCCCCTATCCGATGCGCGGCGTCAAGCGAGGGCGAAGAAGGTGCGGCGGGGAAGAAGTCATCGTCGCGGCTGTCACAAATTCAGCATCTAATAATGGAAGCCGAGTTAAGAGCTGCTTCTGCAAGCGGCGAACCCGCACCACCCAAAATCACACTAGGTCAGTTTCTGTACGTGTTTGCAAATTAGGGTTCACTGAACTGAACTCATTTTATGATAGTAATGTTTTATTTCTCCTTTGCTGTAGATCATGTTACTGTGAACTTTGCAAGAAGTGGAGGACCTGGCGGTCAGAATGTAAACAAAGGTCTTTTACTTCTCTTAGTGTCCTTTGATCTACATACATTGTTGTTACAGACCTCTGTTCTTAATGACAGTGAACACAAAGGTGGACATGAGGTTCAATGTCAAAAACGCATATTGGTTGAGTGAAAGGATTAGAGACAAGATAATCCAATCTGTTAGTACTGAATCCTGATCTTAGCTAAACATCTGTTACATACATACATGCTTTCTCCTTCCTTCAAATGAAGATGGCTAAATCTAAGTTATCGACAGGAAAAGAACAGGATCAATAAAGATGGAGAGCTTGTTGTCTCTTCGACAAAGACCCGAACACAAAAGTTGGTTCTTGTCTttgtagtagtagtagtagttaGTCTAAGGTTGTATTTTCATTATTACTTAGTACTGATGACCGGTTTCCATGTCATTTTAGGGGTAACATTGAAGATGCATTGGAGAAACTACAGGTAGGTAGGTATATTAAACTTGGGATCATTGTTTTGATGTTTCTGTTTcatttttatcttcttcttaaCAGGCAATTATTGATGCGGCGTCCTATGTTCCCCCTCCTCCTTCACAAGAGCAAATTCAAAAAATCGGCAAACTGTAAGTGCCATCTTGCTTTAATCGAATGAATGAATCCACTTTTCTTTTATTACATACAAACAAACCAAACAGTCATAAACACTGTAATCCAAAATTGACAATTATTTATTCATTGATTTTGAAAGAGCTGCTGCGGGAGAGCGAAAAAGGCTGGATAACAAGAAGGCTCAATCACAAAAGAAGGCGTTTAGAAGAGGCCGAGACAGTTGGGACTGAATTAATCAAACTGCATATCATCTTTTAGCATAATAAACCTCATCATCACTTTGAAAGGTATGAAGGGTTTTATGTTAAATCTGACAAACTGTTCACGTTTTAAAAATCAGAAAATATGTACATATATCTGTTTTTGCCggtatttttcttcttttttatacaTTGACCTGCGTTGTATAAACTCTTACTtcctaataaataaatgttcTCCAGAATCGGGGTTTACATGTTTAAACCATCgccccttccccttccccttcacGTTCCCTTTAGCATCTTCTGCCGAACTCTCTGCAGCTACATGCGCAATATCCAACCCATTTCCAACCGGCAAATAAGCTGATCTAACAATTTTCCGTGATTCGCCACCCAGGACCGATTGTAGGCCGAAATCAGATAGGGTTTTTGAGTTTGCATTTTTGCAAACGAGAACGGCTCCTCTGTGACCTAATTTTGCCACCCTTAGAATATCGAGATCATTTTTGCTGCTGCAATCCAAGAGCAAGAAGTCTATGCCGGTTAGTGCCGACATAGTCATCTTCTCTGTGTGAAGTCCAACCAAAACATTGGGAGTCTCGCCGGTGGCCAGTCTGATGGAGTCCCTGTAAAAGTCTGCCGATTCATCGTCGGGGACTATACAGACGTGTCTTCCTCCAGTGTGTATGCTTGCTATTATGAGACCGATGCTGGTTGCGATTGGGCAGCCGAGGGACCAGGTTTCTACTATCAGTCCGGCGTTCCATCCTGCTGCCATGGCGGAAATTAGCTCTGCAATGCTGCTGGAGTCTCTTCTGAAACTTTCACActggaatttaaaaaaaaaaaattgaatcagcTTGGGACAAAGCTATAACGGAATAGATTTGAATTGAATGATGAAAAGAAGTGGAAAAAGGTTACAGTTTTGACAGTGTGGATGTAGGCTTTGGAGGCTAATTCAGGTGACCAAACAAGCTTCATCTCGATCAAAAGAATCCTCTGTTTATTGTTGTTGCTGTTTTTACTTTAGTTTGTGATTGTGAATGAATAGGAAGGAGTTAATGTAATAAGATGGGAGcatttatttaaattgggaggagagagaaagagaggagTTGACATTTTGGTTGCCGCAAATCCAACCTGGATtgtgatcatgatcatgatgaGGGCATGTTTGGATCAATTCAAATGTTTGCCAAATCAAACCATAATACAAGTGTTCTTTCTATTACAGGATAAGGTTAGTTTGATTTCAATATAGAgattaatactaaatatttCGATTTTCGGTTTCCTGAGTGTTAGTTAAATCAAACTAGAcctatatttaacaaataaaactGTTACCCATGTATTAGCTAGTCAACTTTGTCGTTTGAAGGTTTAAATAGTTTGTTTTTAGTCCATATGTTATGTTAAGGATACGAATACTCCAAAGAAGCCAGTTTCACACCTTCcccataaataaaatattgaatcaaTACTTATTAACATAATCTCTAAATTCTTatcaaacaatttaatttttcaagttcGGTATTACCTACCTCAATTTAAGacattataaatgaaaaaatatgtgttattgtcaaatttaaattataaccCATGGTTTACTTTTTCTATCTCTTTATATctgtaaataatttaattattcttaaGAATATACCCTTAAAGTGTTAAATCCTAACTTAGACACTAGTTAAGGGTATTGGACTTTGAAAAAATCAAACCATTTTAATATGTCAATACTATGGGGGGGCAACTTTTGAACGGGGGTTGGGTTGGAATACCCCTTTCTATTTCTTTCTGTCCCTAAATTCTGATTATtgacttttttttgtttgtatccAATTCCAATAATaggatatatttatatatatgatacgtgctgtatataaataaatatatggatGATACGTGGATGGATAACTTCTAATAGCTTATATAACTACAAGATTAGTTGACCTAgagtttttcctttctttttttaGTCCATgttgttcatattttttttaaggatattatatatttaaggtGGCAATTTGATCCTTTTCCCCTCTAATATAATAGTGTGCTTTTAACGCGTTTGATCTTGTAACAATTATGACCACATGTTAAAAGAAGAACAAAGAAGTTTT
This genomic window contains:
- the LOC124910710 gene encoding peptidyl-tRNA hydrolase ICT1, mitochondrial — protein: MAASAFRATATATMVAKEIFRPSLGLLLRMSLHKRIPNSLFISSCRRISYSPIRCAASSEGEEGAAGKKSSSRLSQIQHLIMEAELRAASASGEPAPPKITLDHVTVNFARSGGPGGQNVNKVNTKVDMRFNVKNAYWLSERIRDKIIQSEKNRINKDGELVVSSTKTRTQKGNIEDALEKLQAIIDAASYVPPPPSQEQIQKIGKLAAAGERKRLDNKKAQSQKKAFRRGRDSWD
- the LOC124945292 gene encoding SNARE-interacting protein KEULE-like, giving the protein MSMSDSDTSSQGGDFKSFRQVTRDRLLYEMLRSTKKGDSKSTWKVLILDKVTVKVVSHSCKMADITEEGVSLVEDIYKRRQPLPSMDAIYFMRPTKENVVMFLSDMAGRSPLYKKAFVFFSTPVPRELVNQIKNDGSVLRRIGSLVEMNLEYFAIDSQGFITDNERALEELFTDDEGTNRTTACLNVMATHIATVFASLREFPRVRYRAPKSLDTDTMITIRDLIPTKLAAGVWNCLEKYKSQLPNFPQTETCDLLIVDRSIDQIAPVIHEWTYDAMCRDLLNMEGNKYVHEVPSKGNAPPERREVLLEDHDPVWLELRHSHIADASIRLHEKMTYFQSKNKAAQIHHGSRDGGEISTRDLQKMVQALPQYSEQIDKLSLHTDIAQKINNIIIETGLKDLGKLEQDLVFGDAGTKELLNFLRTNLDVTHENKLRLLMIYAACYPEKFEGDELSKLMELARLPPDDMNAVHNMKLLEGSSISDTKKSSFGGFSLQFDANKRRAARKDRGEETLWQFSRFYPMIEELIEKLGKGELSKSEYPSMNDPSPSFHGTNSKTATLTNNNGAPAPHSMRQRRGTWAQKQPSSDDGNSSSDSILRHASSDFKRMGQRIFVFIVGGATRSELRVCHKLTAKLQREVILGSTSIDDPPQFITKLKLLSQDLCLELDHLQM
- the LOC124910139 gene encoding uncharacterized protein LOC124910139, producing MKLVWSPELASKAYIHTVKTCESFRRDSSSIAELISAMAAGWNAGLIVETWSLGCPIATSIGLIIASIHTGGRHVCIVPDDESADFYRDSIRLATGETPNVLVGLHTEKMTMSALTGIDFLLLDCSSKNDLDILRVAKLGHRGAVLVCKNANSKTLSDFGLQSVLGGESRKIVRSAYLPVGNGLDIAHVAAESSAEDAKGNVKGKGKGRWFKHVNPDSGEHLFIRK